A genomic stretch from Meiothermus sp. CFH 77666 includes:
- the rsmI gene encoding 16S rRNA (cytidine(1402)-2'-O)-methyltransferase — MRLVLVPTPIGNLEDITLRAIRVLKEAEVVACEDTRRTGILLKHLGISKPMMRLDQHTVGNAKRLLEGYEKVAYVTDAGTPGISDPGAELVALALKEGWQVEVLPGPTALIPALVASGLPAARFAFEGFLPQKRSERKARLEQAWSRTVVLYEAPHRLRDTLQDLLQIYGPEHPVAIAREISKLHEEIWRGSLADALEYFKEPRGEFVLVLGPKTPKAEGSNPKAEDLLIQLKGQGLKGKALVKALTEAGVPRNQAYELAHKQEATKKPVNG; from the coding sequence ATGCGGCTGGTGTTGGTTCCAACGCCCATTGGCAACCTCGAGGACATTACCTTGCGGGCCATTCGGGTGCTCAAGGAAGCCGAAGTGGTGGCCTGCGAGGACACCAGGCGCACCGGCATTTTGCTCAAGCACCTGGGTATCTCCAAACCGATGATGCGGCTTGACCAGCACACTGTGGGTAATGCCAAGCGGCTGCTGGAGGGCTATGAGAAAGTGGCCTACGTGACCGATGCCGGCACGCCCGGTATCTCCGACCCCGGCGCCGAGCTGGTGGCCCTGGCGCTGAAGGAAGGCTGGCAGGTGGAGGTATTGCCCGGCCCTACGGCCCTGATTCCGGCCCTGGTGGCCTCGGGTCTGCCTGCAGCCCGTTTTGCCTTCGAGGGGTTCTTGCCCCAGAAGCGCTCGGAGCGCAAGGCGCGGCTGGAACAGGCTTGGAGTCGCACGGTGGTGCTCTACGAAGCTCCCCATCGCTTGCGGGATACCCTGCAAGACCTGCTCCAAATATACGGCCCCGAACATCCGGTGGCGATTGCCCGCGAAATTTCCAAGTTGCACGAGGAAATCTGGCGGGGCAGCCTGGCGGATGCGCTCGAGTATTTCAAAGAGCCAAGAGGCGAGTTTGTGCTGGTGTTGGGGCCAAAGACGCCAAAGGCCGAGGGTTCAAATCCCAAAGCCGAGGATTTGCTGATACAGCTCAAGGGGCAGGGACTAAAAGGCAAGGCGCTGGTCAAAGCTTTGACCGAGGCCGGGGTTCCCCGCAACCAGGCCTATGAACTGGCCCACAAGCAAGAGGCCACGAAAAAGCCAGTGAATGGTTAG